The Desulfonatronum lacustre DSM 10312 region CGGAGGTAAGTAGACAAACGACCTTTCGACAAGATGCACCTTTTTGGGCTGGTTGTTGCCGCGACCTGAGTACTTGTTGCTGTAAGCATTTGTGAGGTCGGTTCGAATATAATCATATTCATCCGTACTTTCGTAGTTCGTGATAATTCCCATTTCAAATTCATCAATTCTATTCTTCAAGTCCGCAATGCTGAACGGCTTGTTATGGCTTCCACTCGAGGAATGAGGGGGGCTGAACGTAACCCACGCAAGTCTTTGTCCTCCATCAACATGAAGCAGATTATTCCTTGGCCATCGAACGCTTTTTTCTTGTGGATGATCAATGAGCAAGGTGTTGTGCGCCGTAGTCCTCTTCCAATAATTCCAGTTCATGCGTCGCCCCCACCTCCAATTATCGTAGTATCCGCTATCGATTGCCAGCGGGCGGTGCTTGAAGATGGTGAACGAGCCGTGATCCAGCTGCGAATGAAAACCCCAATGAATGCCGCTTTTGAAGGAAATGAGCGTATCATCTTCTTCAAATCCGGTGCGGATGACGATCTGATCCCCAAACCTCTTTGAGCGGGGCAATTCATCCAGACTGGCTTCAGGGACCGTGGGGTCGTACCACATGAGATAATAAACAAGAGGGGATCGCAACCCGCCTCGACCAAGCCATATATCGGTATCGAAAGTTCCGTTATCCCAACGGTAATGCCTGTTGAGAAATGTCGTAAAATATGGATTCTTGAACGAATTTTGCAACAAGGCCATGTTGTTGACGTCATGAAAGGAAATTCCAGGATAATTTACATCGCCTATGTTTTCATAGATGTTGTCAGGTCTTGTATTGTACATGATATAATATCCGGCATTCTCGAGATTCGAGAATGTCCCTTCCCACGGATTGATTTTTCCGTTGGTAGCTGTTCTCCAGGCCTCCGCATACTTGCCATACGAAAAAATTTGTTGGCGTGCGTACATCACGCCTTCCCAACTGCACGTTCCGTCCACATATGCCACCGAGTCGGCGACATTGTAATACACGCCGTCTCTGGTTACACCACGTTCCATAACGTCGAGAGCTTCCTCGAGATGGTCGATGGCGCTGGGGTTGTCGCCATAAGTAGCAATGCCCGCCGCCAGCATCGCGAACTGCGCCTGACTTGCATAATTATGGAAGTCAGGCAAACCGGCCCACAAATTATCCTGGTTGCCTTGATAATACAGGTTGATGAGCTTCACGAAATGTTGTGTCCTTCCTGACCGGACAATCGTATCATAACACCAGTCAAAACCGATCGATAAACCTTCAAGGGCATGCGCGAATCCATTGTTGGCGCCCCCATGGGCCTGAATGGCGTTGGGCGCGTTATCCATGGCGGCCACGACCAGTTCGCACCATTGCTCGTCCCTGGTCATCTGATACAGATAACCATATTTGTAGATATAGTTTTTTAGTGCAAGTAATCGATTTGGAATTCGAGAATGCTTCATGTGTCGTGTCGTCAACAAACGATATGCATCAGCAAGCTCATGTTCCGCCTTTGATTTTATAATATTCCTGTTATTATTTGTAATAAACATACGAGGATGTTCAACGAATATTTCATTGTAATACTTAGTTAATTCAGAACTTATATTATCTGCATATGCTATATTCAAATTAAATATGAAAAATAGTGTATGTATAAAAAGTAAACGAAATAGAATGTCAGCTTTCATATCGCACCTCACTATAACTTTATAAATTAATTGACAAACGAGGAAAATACCCAGTTGTTTTTCCAAATTTTAATTTCATAAAACACAATGTAGCGATATTCCATGTCATCATACTGATCATTGCTGCAATAGCCGCTCCATGAATTCCATAGCGAGGCGTCAGCAATATATTCAAGACCACATTGGATACGGCGGCAATAAATACTATATTTTTGAATGTATTTTGATTATCGGTCATGTTCATGAAAAACCCTGTCGACCCCGCGATGGAATTCACAAATTGTCCCAAGACCAGAAGCACAAGGGCAGGATAGGCCACGATGAATTCAAATCCGAATAATATCTGTAAAATCGACTTGCCAAAAAGTACCAAGGCAACAAGTACCGGGGTTGTCGTCCAAAAAATGAGCTTGGCCGATTTTTGGGCTACATAAAACAGTTCGTCCATCTTGCCCGCATGATACAGTTCGGAAAATTTGGGCGCCGCCATGGAATTGATGGCTGTCATAACAAAACTCGTCAAAGAGGCGAGCTTCACCGCAACGGCGTAAACGCCGACTTCCGCATCAGGCCTGAGCATGCCCAGGATCAGGACTCCGGTCTGTCCGATGACGAACATCATGGTGGCTGTCGCGAGCATGGGCAGGGATAAGACGAGGATATCCTTCAGTGACATGGGATGAACGATATCGCCTGGAGCGGATCCCCGCCGAAAAGCCCGCGCCATGATCCATGCCCCGACAATGGCAGTGATGGCAATCGAGGCAAGAAACGCATGGATCGGATCGTCGGGGTGGAAGACGAAAAAAGTCAGAGGAACCAGGATGAACAGTTTTGCAAGCTGTTGGAGGAGCTGCAGGAAGGCGAAAATCCGGAACAGGCGCAGTCCGCGAACCGCTTGTTGGTTCAGGAGCATAAGTGATTTGAAAAGAATGAACACCGACGCCAAACTGAAATAGTACTGCAAATGGGGTTTTGAAAAGATTTTTTCCGCTATGAACCCTGAACAGAGAAACAGAATCAGGCCGGTGACCGCGGAGACGCCGGCCACCATGTATTGGGTCTTGCGGTAAACATTGAATGCCGATGTCGGAGAGTATCGGGTCAGATGTTCCGGAATCAGTCGCAGAATGGAGGTGCTTGTTCCCAGGACGGTAAATATTGTCGTAAGAATAAAAAAGGACTGCAGCACGGCGACAATGCCAAAAACCTCTGCCCCATACATTCTTGCGATGATGACCGAAGTTGCCAAGCCAAAAATCGTGGCGAGAATTTTCGCCGAAATCGCCCAGGTCGCCCCCTTAATTATTTCTGAGAATTTCCGGTCCTCGTAAAGATTACGTATTCTGTTTACAATGTAAGAATTATACATTGTTTTGCACTACTTTTAATTTTGAATTCTCTTGTAAAAATGTTTCCTTAAAATCACGCATGACCCACATCGCAAAGATTGCTCCCCAGTCGTCATTTCCTTCGACCAATACCACGCCATCAGGCGTAAAGGCGACATCCCATCCGACGCTGTACAGGCCTGGAGTCCACTCATGCGCCTTGCGGGCCAAATCCAACGCATCAGAAAAAAATGGAATATAACACCCAGAAAATATTACATTCGATGTTTTGTGTGCAAAAGTTTCCGAAATACTATCACCAGTTACCCATAGTCCAACATCATTAAGTTGCCCGGTGTCCTGATTCACTCCAACAACAGCTCTGGCATTTTCATTATTATCCGTCATGCTGCCTCCTCCTCCAATCCTGAGATACGTCAGAAAAACATTGACATTGTCGCCATGTCTGAACGTAATGACCCTCAGTGTATTGATTGATTGGGGGTGAAGCCGATCAATATCTTCGTGTTGTGTAATGAATGGCTGGCATAGATAAGGACTATCCACAAGCTTCGTTAATTCGTTCATTTCTGCTTTCTTATTGTTTACATAGTATTTACCATGTCTGGCTTCAAATTTGAACGCTCCTTTGCCTTTAATTCCAAAACGTGGCTTACAAAATAGACATGTATAGTCAGGATGTTGAGAAAAAAAGTCCAATACTGCCCCTTGCCCTGACGGACCGAAATCGCAATTGAGCCCGGGCCCCATTTCGCCGATGCTTTGAACAGTTTGGATTCCCGCAGCTGAAAAATAGCGCTCAAACAGCAGCTTGTCTTGCAATAAACATATATAATCATATGGTTTTGTGCGATTTTTTGCTTCTCGCATTGACTTGAACATGGAATACGGAAAATAATTTTTCGTAATCTTCTTTCCAATTAAATCGACATCCTGCAAGAAGTACAAAATGGAAAGCTCCCCCCATCGGATATCAATGAATAAGAGTTCCAGATACCTGCGAAACGTGGACTTCCGAGGCATGGCAACGACCCTGTGGTCGCTTGACTTTGCCAGGTCGTGAATCTTTCGGTGTTCAACCAAACTGAAAAGCTTGCGGATTCGATAGATCTGCCTGACGGCCTTCAACCCTTGATTGGCAATTGTTTTAATTCTCTCCATGGACCTTTCCTACAGCACCAAATCCGTATCCGTTCAGAGGCTACAAGGGTTTTGCGGATTCGGGCGTGCGCATGCGTCCGTCGAACTCTGAAGCGAGACCCTGTGACGCTTGTCCAGACTTTCCAAGGCATACTCCAGACGCAGATTGGCACAAGCATTGGTATAGAAATATCCGTGCTCGAATTGCCATTGCCCGTTCACGAATTGATATCTGCCCATGTTGCCTTGATGTTGCGGATCATCAATTTTTCTTTCACCGAACATGGCCTGGATCTCGTTGACCCAGACTTCTTTCGTCTCCGGTTGTACGAAGAGATCCACGGCCACGCTTTTCAGATTGTGCGTATCCGTGATTATTTTCACGTAATCCAACAGTTCCTGATCCGGCTTGCCCCAGGACAATACTCCTGATCCACTGTGGAAATCGCCTTTCTTATGTTTGAAACGGCAAAAAAAATTGTCCCCTACGCGAGTGATTCGCCATTCCTCAACATTCGGCAGATATTCCTGAAAAATCACTTGCCCCCACCTTCGATCGCGTGGATCGCCTCTGCGCACCACCAAACCTTTATGAAAAATTGCGCGAACCATTTGTCGTGCCTGACTTCGCGATTTGACAATCCAAACACCAAGCGAAGCAGCAGCCTGGTCAAGCTTCAATACAACGGGAATTTTCGATCTTTCAATGTACTCTAATGCCTCATTTTTTCTGTAAAAAATTTCTGTTTGAGGAATTTTGATTCCGTTGATAAGACAAAAATCCCGAACACGGCTCTTGTTTTCATAAAGCCATAAACTTTCATAACACGGAAAAATGATCTTCCCGAGCTTTTGTGTCAGAAAGTAAAGTCGATCGTCAAACAGTTTCTTCCAAAGCGTATTTACAATCGTAGGCCAAACAAGGAACAGTTGACATTGAGATTTCATAAAATTTCCAATCCATTTTGTGTCATGGATCTCGAAAACTTCATATGATTTTTTCAAATCAATACAAGCAGCAATATAGTGTCTGTGATACTGAGCAAGATCATAAATTATTCCAATTTTCACATTACTTCCAAAATCGTATTTCCATTCAAACTCCGTACCTATATATTTATTTTCTTTTTCCCATATTGTTTCGATGAAAGTATGATAGGGAATAATATTTCTGATAATTTTCTTTGCAAATCCTGGGGTCATTTTGTTGACTGTTTCGTTTATTAGCAACCTTTTTAGCATAATATTTACCTATATTGTTGCATTGTGTTTTAAAAATATGCATACAATTTTTCATGCAAGTCGAGCGATAATTCTTCTTGCTGCCGATTTTGTCGGCCTTGCGACATATTTCGTGATATATGACTTGATACGACTTGCATAAGGCAACCTATGGGCAAGCCCTTCTTCCATGGTATAAATACAGGGGTTGCATGTTCCACAAGGTATCATGTTTTTATGCGGACTATGGCAAAACCATGTCATATTCATAATTTCCTCAACGTGTTGTTCTTTGGCAAGAGCCATCATTTCGATTTTTGTCAAGCTGAACACTGGGAATGTATAATATTTAAAGAGTGTATATTCATCTGTGTCACTGAATGATTTACTAACTCGACAACTTTTGAGAGGATCTGCAATGACTACATCAACAAGAACATCATGAGCCTTGTCGTCTTTGTGAATGCATAACTGCATATCAGTCATATTGTTTTGATCACAGAAACGGGCCAACCACTCATATTGCCCACCAATAAATGATTTCATTCTGATTCTTTTAAAAGCATCGGATATAATATTGTTCGAAACAATACCTGCCATAGAAAAGTATTGTATAGGTGACAAAAGATCAATAACATATGGAAATTTTTTTGTTAATTTCGATATGATTCTCTTCATCGATATCATTTCCGCACATGTTGATCGACGCTCTTCATCAATAATATAAATTGGCGACACGTTAACTTTATCAACAGTCAACAACTGCAGCAACTGATATGTTGAATCAAAGCCACCTGTCCAGAGTATAATGATATTCTTCATATATATCATTCAGATTATTAAATAAATATCATTTTAAGTATTCAGACAACAAACGGCCTTGTGAGCACTCATTTCATATAACAAAACTTACCGGCAATAACCAAGAAGAGTCATATTGTTTCGGCAAATTTTTTCTATTCTTTCGAGATTCTTTATACCATAAAATGATCGCAGGTTCTCTTCCCTGTTCCCTCTCGGCTGGTACTGTATGTTAATTTTATTGGATATATCGTAATGGGGATTAAGATGTAATCTTCCTGCGATTCGCTTGATTTCTCCTATTTTATCAACCAGGAAATCTTCATATCGTGAAAGGATGATGGAATTTTTATTTTGAATGTAAACATCGGACATTAAATTCCACCTTTGTGCCAGCATGCTGATATAGTTGTCGCCGTCAAGTCCAAGCCATGCACCGTTTACAACCTTTTCCCAACCAATGGCGATATGCGGTTTCTGATCCCATCTTTCCAGAGACTCGAGATGCCCTGGAACTTTGATCCTATTAAGTATGCTTCTGATATTGCTCCTTGGATCCCTTGCAATAAATACAAATTTCGATTGCGGAAAAGTCTCAACCAAATCTTCATAAAACAATGTCAAATTTGCTTCCTTGACAATGTCTCTTGAGAAATCAAGTTTGTTCCGCTCAACAAAATCCGCAAAGGTCCATTTACCTTCTTTAACAAGTAAATATCCCTTACGTTTATACAGCCACTCTTTTGACAGATCTATGCTTACAGTGCATCCTGTTGCAGATGCAAGCAATGCTGAAATTGCGGAAGTCCCCGATTTTTGGTTTCCAAGTATAAATATTGGAGATGGATTAATTTTAACAAAAACTGATCTACATTCAATATTAATTTTCATCAGCATAAAGTACAATTTACGCCATTTTTTTTTAAAAATGATTGATTTCATAAAATATTATTAATTCTAAAAAATTAATTCTCTGCACAACTTTATACAGCATTTATCGTTTCATAATGATTTATTTTAGTATTTTGATCATTCGCCAACCTTCTAAGAACTATCACAAGAGCAATAACAATCCAAAACAGCTTGTTTCCTAATCCGCTACTCGTAACTCCGATTACCATGAATGCTATTATAAATATTTTTAATGAACGGGATAACGCATAGAGCGTGCCTTCTTCAGATTTTTCAAACATTTTTTCTGCTTTTATAGCATTTCGATAGGCATATACAATCAACAAAAAATACAAACCGACCCCAACAACCCCCAATTGTCCTCCCACCTGCACATAGAGATTATGCGCACTTAAACCACGTTCTCCATATCTGCTTTCAACCAACTCAAGATCATCTGATTGTTGTGCAAGCTGATAATACTCATGGCCGAATCCACCTATGCCTACGCCAAAAATGGGGTTTTGGAGCATCATCATCCACCCCGCCCTTGCTGACTCCACCCTGCCAAGATCAACCTCCGCCGCTGATTCTGCCTGAAATGTCGTCATCAGCCTGTTGTGCGCCCTCCATTTTACTCTTTCAAGAGGAAAGGCATAATAGAACACCGGTACAAGAGCCAAGGTAACCATAAAGGCGATAATTTTATTTTTCCCCTTGAAATACATTACTGGTGTCAAGAATAAGCACAACAACATTGCAATCATTGATGTCCTTGAATATGTAATAACTACTCCAGTTATCAATAAAATTAATATTCCAGACAAAATTATTTTCGTTTTATACATATAATTACTTAACAACAACCCCATTGTAATTGGTATTAAAAGCGCAAGTGTCTTTCCAAATGCATTTGGATTTGACATAAAACTTGTTACTCTCACAATTCCTTCATCTCTAACGCCAATGTTAGCTTTCAAACAATACAAACCGTACAATGCAGCTATTCCTCCCATCACCATCAAGACCCAAACAACAATAACGACTTGCCTTTTTGTCTTCACCATGTAGACAAAAAGAAAAAACGGCATGACATTTCTTATGAACATCATTTGGTCATTCCATGTTGCATTTGATCCGATTATAGAGCAAATAAATGTCCAAGCAATAAAAACAAGTACAAGGCCAACAAGCTTGTTCTTAGCCGCAATAAAATTCCCTGTAAAAACAACATGCAGTATCCATGCTCCGAGTACTGCATATCCCAATAATAAGCTTGGATTATACGTTCGAAGTTCTGGGAAAAATTGTATTGGCTCGATAAAATGTCCAAAAATAAAAAATGGCAAGGCATAAAACGGATTTATGACGGTTATCAGACTCACGAACATTACGCCCAACGACAAAAATACAACACTATTCATTTCTATTAGCCTCGCTAGCATCACTACTAATAATTAATTCATATTTATTTCGAAGCCAATTTGCATTTTTCTCCCAATACAAATTATTATCTTTCATGTATCGCAGAGCATTAGATCCAATATTCTTTCGCAATCCCGGATCATTTTTGAGCAACAATATGTATTCATACATCTTTTTGTAATCATATGGTGAGACCAAAAATCCATTTTCCCAATGATTGACAACCTCTGAGGCACCATCAACATTCGACGCGACGACTGGCACTCCACAAGCCATGGCTTCATACAAGACATTCGGCATGCCCTCAGAAAAACTGACCAGCATAAATATGTCCGCGGCGTTCATCCAGATTGCTATTTCAGCCGGATCCCTTCTTCCCGCCAGTTTGACGTGCTTCTCAAGATTGTTGGCCTTGATCTCTCGCTCCAACTCAGTTCGCCTTGGACCTTCACCAACCCATACGAAGAGTAGTTTTTCACGCTCCGCGGCGGTGCAGTCCTGGAGGACCTTGGTAAATGAAAATGGATTTTTCCTGGTGATCAACCAACCAACCGACAGGACTATCGTTTTGTCCATGGGGAGATCGAGTTTTTTTCGTGCCTTCGTCTTGGACATGGGCTTGAATACGTCCATGTCTACTCCCTTGGGCATCAGAGATATTTTATCCGGATCCGTCCCCAGTTCGACGGCTCTCCGGGCAAGGCTTTTGGACACAGTGATGACGGCATCGGCATTGTTCAGGACACGCCTGATCATCGGCCGCAGAACAAACGACTCGGGCAGCTTGTTCAGATCATTACCCCGACAGGAAACAATCAGCGGTTTCTTGAATTCATTTTTGATGAGTAACCCGCAATATCCTTCTGGGTAGGCATTGTGCGCATGGATGAGATCAAAATCAAAATCAACCTGGATTTTCCTGATCAGACCCACGAGGAACAGATAGAACCAGACTCCTTTTGCCGGTAAAAATACAGCGCCGGGAAGTGGAAAGTATTTTTTGTAAATGACTTCGATGCCATTTCGTGCATCACGATCATGCCGATCTCCCGGCAATGCTGAGTCCCTGCCATGGGAGAAACGCCAGGGAATGGGCACGATTACTTTCTGCGAATACAGCCCAGCCATCGACTCGACCTCTCTTTTGATGAACACGCCAAAATGAGGGCTCTCCCGACTGGGGTACAGCATTGTAATCACAAGTATTTTCTTCATTGCTCAGGAGCCTGGCAATTTACTGTGCTTGCGTTTTGCCGTTCAACAATCCCGCATAGATCTCAAAGTAGCCCTGAACGACTACGGACCAGTCGCGCTTTGCGATCACATCCTTCCTGGCTTGGCGGCCAATCTCCCGGCAGCGACCAAGGTGACTTGCCAAGTAGATCAGTTTATCCGCGAGGTCGTTGATATCACCCGCCTTGAAGACAAATCCGTTTTGTCCATCGCTGACCAACTCCTTGAGTCCGCCGACATCGCTGACCAGGACGGCTTTTTCCATGGCCATGGCTTCGAGCGGCTTGAGAGGGGTCACAAGTTCGGTGATCCGCTTGCTAATCCTTGGATAGACCAGGATATCAATGATTGAATAGTATTCCGGAACATCCTCATGGGGGACACGGCCCGTAAAAATCACGGTTCGTCCGTCCAGTTCCAGTTTTTCGGCGAGGTTTCGTAAATTTTGATCTTCAACACCAGTACCTACAAGAAGGAAAGCAACATCGCGCTGTCCGTGGCTGACCTTGGGAATGCATTGGATGAGATCCGCCAACCCTTCAAAGGTAAAAAAAGAACCGATGAATCCAATGACGACTTTCCCTTGGAGATGATATTTTGCGATCAGTTTTTGCGATTTCGCAAGTGGAATGAAGACACTGGCGTCAACGCCATTAGGGACAATCGACAACCCTGGCTTCGACCTTCTTTCAGCAATCTCTTTTCT contains the following coding sequences:
- a CDS encoding heparinase II/III domain-containing protein; the encoded protein is MKADILFRLLFIHTLFFIFNLNIAYADNISSELTKYYNEIFVEHPRMFITNNNRNIIKSKAEHELADAYRLLTTRHMKHSRIPNRLLALKNYIYKYGYLYQMTRDEQWCELVVAAMDNAPNAIQAHGGANNGFAHALEGLSIGFDWCYDTIVRSGRTQHFVKLINLYYQGNQDNLWAGLPDFHNYASQAQFAMLAAGIATYGDNPSAIDHLEEALDVMERGVTRDGVYYNVADSVAYVDGTCSWEGVMYARQQIFSYGKYAEAWRTATNGKINPWEGTFSNLENAGYYIMYNTRPDNIYENIGDVNYPGISFHDVNNMALLQNSFKNPYFTTFLNRHYRWDNGTFDTDIWLGRGGLRSPLVYYLMWYDPTVPEASLDELPRSKRFGDQIVIRTGFEEDDTLISFKSGIHWGFHSQLDHGSFTIFKHRPLAIDSGYYDNWRWGRRMNWNYWKRTTAHNTLLIDHPQEKSVRWPRNNLLHVDGGQRLAWVTFSPPHSSSGSHNKPFSIADLKNRIDEFEMGIITNYESTDEYDYIRTDLTNAYSNKYSGRGNNQPKKVHLVERSFVYLPPDVVTIFDRIDVPEKHFTKKWLLHSGSYYDKSGRPELNGDFMVVQGASDAGIVESSDTDLIKITQGEGRLFVKTLLPEQGIIRRIGGEGYEFWLNGANRRFAQEEIPRARRNEDPGAWRIEIQPRSPNTYDEFLTVLFPTNSSVDSIPATLKIETVSASMVGARVIDARKNWLILFHRSDIEPSKTIEYSVENAKGIRQLLFNVKPNTYFQVSQSVSEDMLNVLVQESRDEFGILSSPEGVLLF
- a CDS encoding flippase, coding for MYNSYIVNRIRNLYEDRKFSEIIKGATWAISAKILATIFGLATSVIIARMYGAEVFGIVAVLQSFFILTTIFTVLGTSTSILRLIPEHLTRYSPTSAFNVYRKTQYMVAGVSAVTGLILFLCSGFIAEKIFSKPHLQYYFSLASVFILFKSLMLLNQQAVRGLRLFRIFAFLQLLQQLAKLFILVPLTFFVFHPDDPIHAFLASIAITAIVGAWIMARAFRRGSAPGDIVHPMSLKDILVLSLPMLATATMMFVIGQTGVLILGMLRPDAEVGVYAVAVKLASLTSFVMTAINSMAAPKFSELYHAGKMDELFYVAQKSAKLIFWTTTPVLVALVLFGKSILQILFGFEFIVAYPALVLLVLGQFVNSIAGSTGFFMNMTDNQNTFKNIVFIAAVSNVVLNILLTPRYGIHGAAIAAMISMMTWNIATLCFMKLKFGKTTGYFPRLSINL
- a CDS encoding sugar-transfer associated ATP-grasp domain-containing protein gives rise to the protein MERIKTIANQGLKAVRQIYRIRKLFSLVEHRKIHDLAKSSDHRVVAMPRKSTFRRYLELLFIDIRWGELSILYFLQDVDLIGKKITKNYFPYSMFKSMREAKNRTKPYDYICLLQDKLLFERYFSAAGIQTVQSIGEMGPGLNCDFGPSGQGAVLDFFSQHPDYTCLFCKPRFGIKGKGAFKFEARHGKYYVNNKKAEMNELTKLVDSPYLCQPFITQHEDIDRLHPQSINTLRVITFRHGDNVNVFLTYLRIGGGGSMTDNNENARAVVGVNQDTGQLNDVGLWVTGDSISETFAHKTSNVIFSGCYIPFFSDALDLARKAHEWTPGLYSVGWDVAFTPDGVVLVEGNDDWGAIFAMWVMRDFKETFLQENSKLKVVQNNV
- a CDS encoding ATP-grasp domain-containing protein, with the protein product MTPGFAKKIIRNIIPYHTFIETIWEKENKYIGTEFEWKYDFGSNVKIGIIYDLAQYHRHYIAACIDLKKSYEVFEIHDTKWIGNFMKSQCQLFLVWPTIVNTLWKKLFDDRLYFLTQKLGKIIFPCYESLWLYENKSRVRDFCLINGIKIPQTEIFYRKNEALEYIERSKIPVVLKLDQAAASLGVWIVKSRSQARQMVRAIFHKGLVVRRGDPRDRRWGQVIFQEYLPNVEEWRITRVGDNFFCRFKHKKGDFHSGSGVLSWGKPDQELLDYVKIITDTHNLKSVAVDLFVQPETKEVWVNEIQAMFGERKIDDPQHQGNMGRYQFVNGQWQFEHGYFYTNACANLRLEYALESLDKRHRVSLQSSTDACARPNPQNPCSL
- a CDS encoding 7-cyano-7-deazaguanine synthase → MKNIIILWTGGFDSTYQLLQLLTVDKVNVSPIYIIDEERRSTCAEMISMKRIISKLTKKFPYVIDLLSPIQYFSMAGIVSNNIISDAFKRIRMKSFIGGQYEWLARFCDQNNMTDMQLCIHKDDKAHDVLVDVVIADPLKSCRVSKSFSDTDEYTLFKYYTFPVFSLTKIEMMALAKEQHVEEIMNMTWFCHSPHKNMIPCGTCNPCIYTMEEGLAHRLPYASRIKSYITKYVARPTKSAARRIIARLA
- a CDS encoding sulfotransferase; its protein translation is MLMKINIECRSVFVKINPSPIFILGNQKSGTSAISALLASATGCTVSIDLSKEWLYKRKGYLLVKEGKWTFADFVERNKLDFSRDIVKEANLTLFYEDLVETFPQSKFVFIARDPRSNIRSILNRIKVPGHLESLERWDQKPHIAIGWEKVVNGAWLGLDGDNYISMLAQRWNLMSDVYIQNKNSIILSRYEDFLVDKIGEIKRIAGRLHLNPHYDISNKINIQYQPRGNREENLRSFYGIKNLERIEKICRNNMTLLGYCR
- a CDS encoding O-antigen ligase family protein, with protein sequence MSLITVINPFYALPFFIFGHFIEPIQFFPELRTYNPSLLLGYAVLGAWILHVVFTGNFIAAKNKLVGLVLVFIAWTFICSIIGSNATWNDQMMFIRNVMPFFLFVYMVKTKRQVVIVVWVLMVMGGIAALYGLYCLKANIGVRDEGIVRVTSFMSNPNAFGKTLALLIPITMGLLLSNYMYKTKIILSGILILLITGVVITYSRTSMIAMLLCLFLTPVMYFKGKNKIIAFMVTLALVPVFYYAFPLERVKWRAHNRLMTTFQAESAAEVDLGRVESARAGWMMMLQNPIFGVGIGGFGHEYYQLAQQSDDLELVESRYGERGLSAHNLYVQVGGQLGVVGVGLYFLLIVYAYRNAIKAEKMFEKSEEGTLYALSRSLKIFIIAFMVIGVTSSGLGNKLFWIVIALVIVLRRLANDQNTKINHYETINAV
- a CDS encoding glycosyltransferase, producing MKKILVITMLYPSRESPHFGVFIKREVESMAGLYSQKVIVPIPWRFSHGRDSALPGDRHDRDARNGIEVIYKKYFPLPGAVFLPAKGVWFYLFLVGLIRKIQVDFDFDLIHAHNAYPEGYCGLLIKNEFKKPLIVSCRGNDLNKLPESFVLRPMIRRVLNNADAVITVSKSLARRAVELGTDPDKISLMPKGVDMDVFKPMSKTKARKKLDLPMDKTIVLSVGWLITRKNPFSFTKVLQDCTAAEREKLLFVWVGEGPRRTELEREIKANNLEKHVKLAGRRDPAEIAIWMNAADIFMLVSFSEGMPNVLYEAMACGVPVVASNVDGASEVVNHWENGFLVSPYDYKKMYEYILLLKNDPGLRKNIGSNALRYMKDNNLYWEKNANWLRNKYELIISSDASEANRNE
- a CDS encoding glycosyltransferase, producing the protein MNTSHSLNGKTVLHVLDRSIPNLSGYSIRSKYIVDFQARNGLSPLVATTPKYERTVAHEKINGVEYHRSYEKPGKIMRILQKIPFLREQCMMLQVEKRIEELVQTRQVDIIHAHSPSLCGLPALKVARRMNKPMVYEVRAFWEDAAVDRKRFAENSLKYRISGKIEQKLFDQADCVVCICEGLRKEIAERRSKPGLSIVPNGVDASVFIPLAKSQKLIAKYHLQGKVVIGFIGSFFTFEGLADLIQCIPKVSHGQRDVAFLLVGTGVEDQNLRNLAEKLELDGRTVIFTGRVPHEDVPEYYSIIDILVYPRISKRITELVTPLKPLEAMAMEKAVLVSDVGGLKELVSDGQNGFVFKAGDINDLADKLIYLASHLGRCREIGRQARKDVIAKRDWSVVVQGYFEIYAGLLNGKTQAQ